The nucleotide window CGCTTTCAAGACTACACCGAAAGCACCGCTTCCCAATTGTTTTCCTATAAATCATTACCAAGTAGTTATTGCCGAAAAATATTAGCAAAACCCACTGTGGTGaactatcatttttattcgtttgtcAAAAGACAGCAGATGATACTTATAGACTAAAACCTTGAAAACAAATCCGGAAGCTATTTTGCTCATCACGGAAAAAAGGTCAAATTAGAGGACTATAGAAGGAACTTTTACGCTGCAGAAAAGGTCgagataaaatttttcatcgtaACATACCTAATTTTAATCGGTCGCTGGGAAATTCCCATTTCTTGTCATAAGGTAGGAGATCTGCTTGATCGCCTACTGTCAAGTCAGGATTCAAACTCTCGACGGCGCCCTTCTCGAAGTGCATAAGGCCAGACTCCATTAATTCCTTTCTATTTAACTAGAACACCGTAgatttttgtgaaattgtTGCGCAATGATAAAACACGGGGTAAGAccagaaacagaaattaccCTATCACGACGAATCTTGATGCCGAAACAGATCGCCAGGATCACAACGATCACTGCTAACACGACAAGTAAAATGATCACACCAACATGAATTCTAGTTACTGCTTTAAACCCTGATAATTAGCGAAAGCATGAAGTGAAATTACTTACTTCAGCGTTACTACGCTActcaattgaataaattacctTTTATCGTTATTCGTTCTGAAGCTTCTACTTTTCCAAGCCTGTTCTCCGCTCGACACATGTACACGCCGCTGTCGGTTTCCAATGGATATTCGAGTTTAAGTTTTTCGAAATCATTAGAAAGCTTGTACTTGTCGTCAGTAAGTACCAGCTGTGTACCGTCCTGCCAAAGAAAtgtcaattttcaataataataattataatagtaaaataaatttcggaacattatatacatataatattgtatacagtaTAGTGCAATACATATAATGTGATATACAACATGTTTCGTCGAAATCTCTCCAACATGGAGAAATTccgtatttcaatttattataaggtGTGAGGATGAGGtgaggaaaattaattaatgagtaATGCCGAATTGAGCCGAGAATATTAGAGTGATTTATTGGCTCATTGGGGAAAAAGCCGTGTGGCATAAAAAACcccataaaatggaaacagacAATAATGACTGGGTTACAAATCTTTACATTTACTCGACGAAGGTGTGTGCCTTTTACCTTTTCTGGTATGTGTATAGTGTATGTAGTGGGTGACAGACACTCCTGGGTCTGTCCGATGACGGAACTCTGTTCCGATGTTCGACCTGGATTAACTCCGA belongs to Augochlora pura isolate Apur16 unplaced genomic scaffold, APUR_v2.2.1 APUR_unplaced_2973, whole genome shotgun sequence and includes:
- the LOC144477698 gene encoding vascular endothelial growth factor receptor 1-like; translated protein: DGTQLVLTDDKYKLSNDFEKLKLEYPLETDSGVYMCRAENRLGKVEASERITIKGFKAVTRIHVGVIILLVVLAVIVVILAICFGIKIRRDRLNRKELMESGLMHFEKGAVESLNPDLTVGDQADLLPYDKKWEFPSDRLKLGKQLGSGAFGVVLKAEAVGICEGESVSTVAVKMVRRGPNLLYISALARELKIMIHLGKHLNIVNLLGACTKNILK